The Deinococcus koreensis genome window below encodes:
- the fabZ gene encoding 3-hydroxyacyl-ACP dehydratase FabZ: MDAILIQDILKTLPHRFPFLLVDRVLSVEGGVVHAIKNVSINEPFFPGHFPQEPVMPGVLIVEALAQASFFCMQEALEPGMIGYLAGIEGARFKRKVVPGDQLHLHAKLEFARRGLGKTTCRAEVDGALAAEATILFAVGKG, from the coding sequence ATGGACGCCATTCTGATTCAGGACATCCTCAAGACCCTGCCCCACCGCTTCCCCTTCCTGCTGGTCGACCGGGTGCTGAGTGTGGAGGGCGGCGTGGTGCACGCCATCAAGAACGTGAGCATCAATGAGCCCTTCTTCCCCGGCCACTTTCCCCAGGAGCCGGTGATGCCCGGCGTGCTGATCGTCGAGGCGCTGGCGCAGGCGAGCTTCTTCTGCATGCAGGAGGCGCTGGAGCCCGGCATGATCGGGTATCTGGCGGGCATCGAGGGCGCCCGCTTCAAGCGCAAGGTGGTGCCCGGCGATCAGCTCCACCTGCACGCCAAGCTGGAATTCGCGCGGCGCGGCCTGGGCAAGACCACCTGCCGCGCCGAGGTGGACGGCGCCCTGGCGGCCGAGGCGACCATCCTGTTCGCGGTCGGGAAGGGCTAA
- a CDS encoding LptF/LptG family permease: MTRLSRYVTAELIPPLLAGTLLFTAVLSFGYFFISSQFLGGVPLGLIARWIAYQMPDTLVKVFPMAVVLMTVVAFGRMSTERELVAVQSGGISLGRVARPVALLALLVTALSIWLSLWVAPRANVETRGLYWDALTGAGLQQLVGKTVDLGGNLTLAMGGYDPAKRELRGVRVEKWSADAPKQGTLIFADTGTFENNRLSLRGYAVYTVDYAAAARLSRVPENDPRAFREAVQAVFPNVVTPANATDALNVDTGLSRKQTLAQYADAIGADAQGWPELVTALTAPGVKAAERQAARVNLNRKLALPFGNLVLALSALPFALRFGRTLGVSLGIALLIAVAYYLLFFLGLTVAAALPALPELGVWLANVVFAAGGLWLLRRA, translated from the coding sequence ATGACCAGGCTTTCCCGTTACGTGACCGCTGAACTGATCCCCCCGCTGCTGGCGGGGACGCTGCTGTTCACGGCGGTGCTCAGTTTCGGCTACTTCTTCATCTCCAGCCAGTTCCTGGGTGGCGTGCCCCTGGGCCTGATCGCCCGCTGGATCGCCTACCAGATGCCCGACACGCTGGTCAAGGTCTTCCCCATGGCCGTCGTGCTGATGACCGTGGTGGCCTTCGGGCGCATGAGCACCGAGCGCGAGCTGGTGGCCGTGCAGTCGGGCGGGATCAGCCTGGGGCGGGTGGCGCGGCCGGTGGCGCTGCTGGCCCTGCTGGTCACGGCCCTCAGCATCTGGCTGAGCCTGTGGGTGGCCCCGCGCGCTAACGTGGAAACGCGCGGCCTGTACTGGGACGCCCTGACCGGCGCGGGCCTGCAGCAGCTGGTGGGCAAGACGGTCGATCTGGGCGGCAACCTCACGCTGGCGATGGGGGGCTACGACCCGGCGAAACGCGAGCTGCGCGGCGTGCGGGTGGAGAAGTGGTCAGCGGACGCGCCGAAACAGGGCACCCTGATCTTCGCGGACACGGGCACCTTCGAGAACAACCGCCTGAGCCTGCGCGGCTACGCGGTGTACACGGTGGATTACGCGGCGGCTGCGCGGCTGAGCCGGGTGCCCGAGAACGATCCGCGGGCCTTCCGGGAAGCGGTGCAGGCGGTGTTTCCCAACGTGGTCACGCCCGCGAACGCCACCGACGCCCTGAACGTGGACACCGGCCTGAGCCGCAAGCAGACGCTGGCCCAGTACGCCGACGCCATCGGCGCCGACGCGCAGGGCTGGCCGGAACTGGTCACGGCGCTCACCGCCCCGGGCGTGAAGGCGGCCGAGCGGCAGGCGGCGCGGGTGAACCTGAACCGCAAGCTGGCGCTGCCCTTCGGCAACCTCGTGCTGGCGCTCTCGGCGCTGCCCTTCGCGCTGCGTTTCGGACGCACGCTGGGGGTCAGCCTGGGCATCGCCCTGCTGATCGCCGTGGCGTATTACCTGCTGTTCTTCCTGGGCCTGACGGTCGCCGCGGCGCTGCCGGCCCTGCCCGAACTGGGGGTGTGGCTGGCGAACGTGGTCTTCGCCGCCGGGGGCCTGTGGCTGCTGAGGCGGGCGTGA
- a CDS encoding rod shape-determining protein yields MHRATIGWFVPEGCVGRFSEDIGIDLGTATFLIYSKTRGLVLQEPSVIAMARDSKQVKAVGEEAYRMIGRTPGGIVAVRPIKDGVIADEGLTEKMITMFLQKVQGNAGRLFGFKPQLMVGVPSNVSDVEKRAVLRAALNSNAKRAFLIEEPLAAAIGAGLKIAEPIGSMVVDIGGGSTDVAVISLGGIVVSESMRIAGNEMDESIIRFVRRKHNVLIGERTAEEIKVKVGAAMLLDDAENLTAEVRGRDLVNGLPKTISLDSRDVVEALSEPVTKIVDGVKRVLEITPPELVSDIIDRGIVMTGGGSLLRNFDELLRQTTGIPVAVAENAVEAVAVGTGMALEMIHVLGDSLVSSDNYLRR; encoded by the coding sequence ATGCACCGTGCTACGATTGGATGGTTTGTACCGGAGGGATGTGTGGGAAGGTTTTCTGAAGATATCGGCATCGATCTGGGAACGGCGACGTTCCTGATTTACAGCAAGACGCGCGGCCTGGTGCTGCAGGAACCCAGCGTGATTGCCATGGCCCGTGACTCCAAGCAGGTCAAGGCCGTGGGCGAGGAAGCCTACCGCATGATCGGGCGCACCCCCGGCGGCATCGTCGCGGTGCGGCCCATCAAGGACGGGGTGATCGCCGACGAGGGCCTGACCGAGAAGATGATCACCATGTTCCTGCAGAAAGTGCAGGGCAACGCCGGCCGGCTCTTCGGCTTCAAGCCGCAGCTGATGGTCGGGGTGCCCAGCAACGTCAGCGACGTGGAGAAGCGCGCGGTGCTGCGCGCGGCCCTGAACTCCAACGCCAAGCGCGCCTTCCTGATCGAGGAGCCGCTGGCCGCCGCGATCGGGGCAGGCCTCAAGATCGCCGAACCCATCGGCTCGATGGTCGTGGACATCGGCGGGGGCAGCACTGACGTGGCCGTGATCTCGCTGGGCGGCATCGTGGTCTCCGAGTCCATGCGGATCGCCGGCAACGAGATGGACGAGAGCATCATCCGCTTCGTGCGCCGCAAGCACAACGTGCTGATCGGGGAGCGCACCGCCGAGGAGATCAAGGTCAAGGTGGGCGCCGCCATGCTGCTCGACGACGCCGAGAACCTGACCGCCGAGGTGCGCGGCCGCGACCTCGTGAACGGCCTGCCCAAGACCATCTCGCTGGACAGCCGCGACGTCGTGGAGGCCCTGTCCGAGCCGGTCACCAAGATCGTGGACGGCGTCAAGCGCGTGCTGGAAATCACCCCGCCCGAACTGGTCAGCGACATCATCGACCGCGGCATCGTGATGACCGGCGGCGGCTCGCTGCTGCGCAACTTCGACGAACTGCTGCGGCAGACCACCGGGATTCCCGTGGCGGTCGCCGAGAACGCCGTGGAAGCGGTGGCGGTGGGCACCGGCATGGCGCTGGAAATGATCCACGTGCTGGGCGACTCGCTGGTGTCCAGCGACAACTACCTGCGCCGCTAG